A section of the Hevea brasiliensis isolate MT/VB/25A 57/8 chromosome 17, ASM3005281v1, whole genome shotgun sequence genome encodes:
- the LOC110658089 gene encoding universal stress protein A-like protein, whose amino-acid sequence MEEGKKEKKKVMVAVDDSEFSHYALEWALDFLKDDIANSDLVIFTAQSNSNFGYVYASSFGSAPPDLIASIQENQHKVALALLEKAKSICANHGIVAEILTEIGDPKEAICEAVEKHNVQLLVLGSHSRGAIQRAFLGSVSNYCIHNAKCPVLVVKKPA is encoded by the exons ATGGAAGAGggaaagaaggagaagaagaaggtaATGGTGGCAGTAGATGACAGCGAGTTTAGCCACTACGCTCTCGAATGGGCCCTTGATTTTTTAAAAGACGACATAGCCAACTCTGATCTTGTCATCTTCACTGCTCAGTCCAATTCTAACTTCGGCTATGTTTATGCTTCCTCTTTTGGTTCTGCTC CTCCGGATTTGATTGCATCTATACAAGAAAATCAACACAAGGTTGCATTAGCTCTCCTGGAGAAAGCCAAAAGCATCTGTGCCAACCATGGG ATTGTTGCAGAGATATTGACAGAGATTGGAGATCCCAAAGAGGCTATATGTGAGGCAGTAGAAAAGCACAACGTCCAACTTCTTGTATTAGGCAGTCATAGCCGGGGTGCTATACAGAG GGCTTTCCTTGGAAGTGTCAGCAACTACTGTATTCACAATGCCAAGTGCCCTGTTCTTGTTGTGAAGAAGCCAGCTTAA